The following proteins are co-located in the bacterium genome:
- a CDS encoding ABC-F family ATP-binding cassette domain-containing protein has translation MIQINGLTKRYADQLLFDDASFVLGARERVGLVGRNGSGKSTLLKMILDEEHADSGSITFPRGYRIGHLSQHLKFSQPTILEEACLGLPKDERDQTYRGEIILSGLGFSQADMQRAPSEFSGGFQIRINLARLLLSEPNLLLLDEPTNYLDIVSARWLEETLREWPGELIVITHDRAFMDAVTTHTMLIYRGTFRKIPGNTQKLYDAIALDEEVYEKTRLNEDKKRKELERFIDRFRAQASKASVVQSRVKALARMEVKEELVEEDSLEFSFSSKPFHGKTVIEVQDLTFGYQADVPLIRELAFHVGKSDRIGIIGKNGRGKSTLLKLLAQEMKPQVGTVNTSPSTSVAYFGQTNIDRLHPKMTIEEEITSAHPGWGRTQIRGICGTMMFSGDMALKKVEVLSGGERSRVLLGKIIATPSNLLLLDEPTNHLDLQSVEALKDALHDYAGAVILVTHNEMLLRELCTRLIVFQGEKPFLIEGGYDYFLDKYGWEDEAPFQVQKPSAMIEAKVEPKTQVVQDHQTTRVSKSAEARRRKLEKEIADGEAAIIALEGEQVAVQKELEALALESSPARIQELSLRLHEISQAIEKAFEDLAWKQKELS, from the coding sequence GTGATACAGATTAATGGATTGACGAAGCGGTATGCGGATCAGTTGTTATTTGACGACGCGTCATTTGTGTTGGGAGCGCGGGAGCGGGTGGGGTTGGTTGGGAGGAATGGTTCGGGAAAGTCGACTTTGTTGAAGATGATTTTGGATGAGGAGCATGCGGATAGTGGGTCGATTACGTTTCCGCGTGGTTATCGGATTGGGCATTTATCGCAGCATTTAAAGTTTTCGCAGCCGACGATTTTGGAGGAAGCCTGTTTAGGTTTGCCGAAGGATGAGCGGGACCAGACGTATCGGGGGGAGATTATTTTAAGTGGTCTTGGTTTTTCGCAAGCGGACATGCAGCGAGCGCCGAGTGAATTTTCGGGTGGATTTCAGATTCGCATTAACTTAGCTCGGTTATTATTGTCAGAGCCGAATTTATTATTATTAGATGAGCCGACGAACTATTTAGATATTGTTTCGGCGCGGTGGTTAGAGGAGACGTTGCGGGAGTGGCCGGGTGAGTTGATTGTGATTACGCACGACCGGGCGTTTATGGATGCGGTGACGACGCATACGATGTTGATTTATCGGGGGACATTTCGCAAGATTCCGGGCAACACGCAGAAGCTTTACGATGCAATTGCCTTGGACGAGGAAGTTTATGAGAAGACGAGGCTGAATGAGGACAAGAAGCGCAAGGAGTTGGAGCGCTTTATTGATCGTTTTCGGGCGCAAGCGAGTAAGGCCTCGGTGGTGCAGTCGCGGGTTAAGGCTTTGGCGCGGATGGAGGTTAAGGAGGAGCTAGTTGAGGAGGACAGCTTAGAGTTTTCTTTTTCATCTAAGCCATTTCATGGCAAGACGGTGATAGAGGTGCAGGATCTTACTTTTGGTTATCAAGCGGATGTGCCCTTGATTCGCGAGTTAGCTTTTCACGTAGGTAAGAGTGACAGGATTGGGATTATTGGGAAGAATGGGCGCGGCAAGTCGACGCTTTTAAAGTTATTGGCTCAAGAAATGAAGCCGCAAGTGGGCACAGTTAATACCAGCCCGAGTACGAGTGTTGCGTATTTTGGTCAGACTAATATTGATCGATTGCACCCGAAGATGACGATTGAGGAAGAGATAACGAGTGCGCATCCTGGTTGGGGGCGCACGCAGATACGTGGCATTTGTGGGACGATGATGTTTTCTGGAGACATGGCTTTAAAGAAGGTCGAGGTGCTTTCGGGTGGGGAGCGTAGCCGTGTTTTGTTGGGCAAGATTATTGCGACACCTTCGAATCTTTTGTTGTTGGATGAGCCGACGAACCATTTAGATTTGCAATCGGTTGAAGCGCTGAAGGATGCACTGCATGATTATGCGGGGGCGGTGATTTTAGTTACGCACAACGAGATGTTGTTACGTGAGCTTTGTACGCGCCTGATTGTTTTTCAGGGGGAGAAGCCGTTTTTGATTGAAGGTGGTTACGACTATTTTCTTGATAAATATGGCTGGGAGGATGAGGCGCCGTTTCAGGTTCAAAAGCCAAGTGCGATGATTGAGGCAAAAGTTGAGCCTAAGACGCAGGTGGTGCAGGATCATCAGACTACGCGTGTGAGTAAGAGTGCTGAAGCGAGGCGACGTAAGCTTGAAAAAGAGATTGCGGATGGAGAGGCGGCGATTATTGCTTTAGAAGGGGAGCAGGTAGCGGTGCAGAAAGAGCTTGAGGCTTTGGCGCTGGAGTCAAGCCCGGCAAGAATTCAGGAATTATCTTTACGTTTGCATGAAATTTCTCAAGCGATTGAAAAGGCGTTTGAAGATTTGGCGTGGAAGCAGAAAGAGTTGAGCTAA